A single Nitrospirota bacterium DNA region contains:
- a CDS encoding DUF4145 domain-containing protein — protein sequence MTRRINDIGTLDGRRESIEIDKYPDFCPICNQHQTPNYITAFKQTYDRFQIIFGCPNHDCLSYFIAYYLKGFSSSTYELRNLRPRNFEELEFENEVFNLSATFCEIYEQAFFAEKRGYQQVAGCGYRKALEFLVKDYCISKNESDADAIKKLMLKPVIERYIADDTIKACAEKATWLGNDETHYVRKWEDMDMKDLKELIELTKYWIVQKIKTENYLKKMDKPKPA from the coding sequence GTGACGAGAAGGATTAATGATATCGGTACATTGGATGGGAGAAGGGAATCGATAGAGATAGACAAGTACCCGGATTTCTGCCCGATATGCAATCAGCACCAGACGCCTAATTACATAACCGCATTCAAGCAGACGTACGATCGCTTCCAGATTATATTTGGATGCCCGAATCATGATTGCTTAAGCTATTTCATCGCCTATTATCTCAAAGGATTTTCTAGCAGTACATACGAATTACGCAATCTGAGGCCTCGAAATTTCGAAGAACTTGAATTTGAAAATGAGGTATTTAATCTATCCGCGACTTTCTGTGAAATCTACGAACAGGCATTCTTTGCTGAAAAGAGAGGATATCAGCAGGTAGCCGGCTGTGGCTATAGAAAAGCCTTGGAATTTCTGGTCAAGGATTATTGTATCAGTAAGAACGAGTCCGACGCTGACGCAATCAAGAAATTGATGCTCAAGCCGGTAATCGAACGATATATAGCCGATGACACTATAAAGGCCTGTGCTGAAAAAGCGACTTGGCTCGGAAATGACGAGACCCATTATGTCAGAAAGTGGGAAGATATGGACATGAAGGACCTAAAAGAATTGATCGAATTGACCAAATACTGGATCGTTCAGAAAATCAAAACCGAAAATTATCTCAAGAAAATGGACAAACCAAAACCAGCCTAA
- a CDS encoding PilZ domain-containing protein: MKIDNRKEQRHAIPDPCRKYLTFTVTRGQELVPAVIANFSRNGILFECSRQFTVCDRTECSLRVNTATPREITFGIEVRYCYENRGTFITGASIHAISQDKWFDAFEKLFDMIVTRQGTS; encoded by the coding sequence ATGAAGATCGACAATCGGAAAGAGCAGCGGCATGCAATTCCAGATCCGTGCCGGAAGTACCTCACGTTCACGGTGACGCGGGGACAGGAATTGGTACCAGCGGTTATCGCCAACTTCAGCCGGAACGGCATCCTGTTCGAATGCTCCCGGCAGTTTACTGTGTGCGACCGCACCGAATGCTCCCTGAGGGTCAACACGGCCACTCCCCGGGAGATCACGTTCGGGATCGAGGTGAGATATTGCTACGAGAACAGGGGCACCTTCATCACCGGCGCCTCCATCCACGCAATCTCGCAGGACAAGTGGTTCGACGCTTTCGAAAAGCTGTTCGATATGATTGTCACCCGGCAGGGCACATCGTGA
- a CDS encoding CDP-diacylglycerol diphosphatase gives MRVFSSRHARLILLCVLLFVISSVLASAGAAESRDALWNIVSTCTDLHAPHYCDNCSAPRVDSPCGQGRACKETTEVWEETTDYVAIRDRKMCGCEAGFVHGLAIPRTRVIGIEDPNRPDNIWSFAWAAAKKRISNEAEIALAVNPASTRGQDQLHVHIVRLQPDARGRFDDSRSARVSSFGDIWSAAAKKAALLGLKDYGVLVTKQAEGDFIVLVGEKSPEKAFTQGECR, from the coding sequence TTGCGCGTCTTTTCTTCCCGCCATGCCCGACTGATCCTCCTGTGCGTCCTGCTCTTCGTCATCAGCTCCGTCCTGGCAAGCGCCGGAGCAGCAGAATCCCGGGATGCGCTCTGGAACATCGTATCAACCTGCACCGACCTCCACGCTCCCCATTACTGCGACAATTGTTCTGCTCCCAGGGTCGACAGCCCCTGCGGCCAGGGGCGCGCGTGCAAGGAGACAACGGAAGTCTGGGAAGAAACGACTGACTACGTCGCGATCCGGGACAGGAAGATGTGCGGCTGCGAAGCAGGATTCGTGCACGGTCTTGCCATTCCGCGCACGCGGGTCATCGGCATCGAAGACCCGAACCGGCCTGACAACATCTGGAGCTTTGCCTGGGCCGCGGCAAAGAAGCGCATCAGCAATGAGGCCGAAATCGCGCTAGCGGTCAACCCGGCGAGCACGCGCGGCCAGGACCAGCTCCACGTGCACATCGTGCGTCTGCAACCTGATGCCCGCGGACGCTTCGATGATTCCAGGTCCGCACGCGTAAGTTCGTTTGGCGACATCTGGAGTGCGGCAGCGAAGAAAGCTGCGCTTTTGGGTCTGAAGGATTACGGCGTGCTCGTGACGAAACAGGCGGAAGGCGATTTTATCGTGCTGGTCGGGGAGAAAAGCCCTGAGAAGGCATTCACCCAGGGGGAGTGCCGATGA
- a CDS encoding TMEM175 family protein, producing MSKGRMEAFSDGVIAILITIMVLELRVPRETGLAALVPLAPVFLSYVLSFVYLGIYWNNHHHLLQAIKHVNGRVLWANLHLLFWLSLFPFVTGWVGENHFATLPVACYGVVLLCAAIAYFILTRALISLHGRESVLATALGREFKEKVSIFIYLSAIPLAFVSPWIAIGLYTLVAVMWLIPDRRIEKTLSE from the coding sequence ATGAGCAAGGGAAGAATGGAAGCGTTCAGCGATGGCGTGATCGCCATCCTGATCACGATCATGGTTCTCGAATTGAGGGTGCCGCGCGAAACCGGCCTGGCTGCGCTGGTCCCGCTGGCCCCGGTGTTCCTGAGCTATGTGCTCAGCTTCGTGTATCTCGGGATCTACTGGAACAACCACCATCACCTGCTCCAGGCGATCAAGCACGTGAATGGCCGCGTCCTGTGGGCAAACCTGCATCTGCTGTTCTGGCTGTCGTTGTTCCCCTTTGTCACCGGCTGGGTCGGCGAGAACCATTTCGCCACGCTGCCGGTGGCGTGCTACGGCGTGGTGCTCCTGTGCGCGGCGATCGCTTATTTCATCCTGACCCGCGCTCTCATTTCTCTCCACGGGAGGGAATCCGTGCTTGCCACGGCGCTTGGCAGGGAATTCAAGGAAAAGGTATCGATCTTCATCTATCTCTCGGCGATCCCACTTGCCTTTGTGAGCCCATGGATCGCCATCGGGTTGTATACACTCGTGGCAGTGATGTGGCTCATTCCCGACCGCCGCATTGAGAAGACGCTGTCAGAATGA
- a CDS encoding NAD(P)/FAD-dependent oxidoreductase, with protein sequence MTSTSPEPMPSACDVVVIGAGIAGLTASALLAKSGLKVALVEEQPQPGGYLVSFRRKGYVFDSSIQWLNQCNARGLVNRVFRHIAPDFPVCRNMKRIHRYKGKSFDYVLTSEPEKLRDQLIRDHPEDRQGIVRFFEDCRRIGMHFDKLNLCMRVIETMTLQEKLRFGLKMTRWTAPVWKYFRMPAEEGVNLYFRTEGMKKLFCSEEKFMSMIMPVCWAYTGDIQSPPDGGTGVFADWLCRQIEAASSRVILNSAVEKILLENGRAAGVRLSNGHRISSQYVIATCDLQHLYENMLPAGVVPDRLMRDVRKADLYPSGVNIFLGLDCDIAGLGLHEELTCITEECANRTDHSGKDPHKISLIVQAPSVRDPSLAPQGKSTLTIHTAAWMDYEDNWKTDEGLGRGKAYREFKEQYAQVLISRVEKAMGVDLRKHIEVMEVATPVTYWRYSRNRGGTTMGQKPTMKNITSRVAHYHTPVKNLLLGGHWAEYGGGVPIAVKAAANASLLILQEMKKKEFHELRDVLDGKTIMTSD encoded by the coding sequence ATGACGAGCACGTCACCAGAGCCGATGCCTTCCGCATGCGATGTCGTCGTTATCGGCGCCGGCATCGCGGGCCTTACCGCCTCCGCTCTCCTGGCAAAATCCGGCCTCAAGGTGGCGCTGGTCGAGGAGCAGCCGCAGCCCGGCGGGTACCTCGTGAGCTTCCGGCGGAAGGGGTATGTCTTCGACAGCTCCATCCAGTGGCTCAACCAGTGCAATGCGCGCGGCCTGGTCAACAGGGTGTTTCGGCATATCGCGCCGGATTTCCCCGTCTGCAGGAACATGAAGCGCATCCACCGGTACAAGGGCAAATCCTTTGATTACGTCCTGACCAGCGAGCCGGAAAAACTGCGCGACCAGCTGATCAGGGACCACCCCGAAGACAGGCAGGGCATAGTCCGCTTCTTCGAGGACTGCAGGCGGATCGGCATGCACTTTGACAAGCTGAACCTGTGCATGCGGGTCATCGAGACCATGACCCTTCAGGAAAAGCTGCGGTTCGGATTAAAGATGACCCGATGGACCGCGCCGGTATGGAAGTATTTCAGGATGCCTGCGGAAGAGGGCGTGAACCTGTATTTCCGTACGGAGGGAATGAAGAAGCTGTTTTGCAGCGAAGAAAAGTTCATGAGCATGATCATGCCGGTCTGCTGGGCCTATACGGGAGACATCCAGTCGCCGCCAGACGGCGGGACGGGTGTATTTGCGGACTGGCTGTGCAGGCAGATAGAGGCAGCGTCATCCCGCGTGATCCTGAACTCGGCTGTTGAGAAGATACTCCTGGAAAACGGACGGGCTGCGGGAGTCCGTCTTTCCAACGGCCACCGGATCTCATCGCAATACGTCATCGCGACCTGCGACCTTCAGCATCTGTACGAGAACATGCTTCCCGCGGGCGTTGTGCCGGACCGGCTGATGCGTGATGTCCGGAAGGCCGACCTCTACCCCTCCGGGGTTAACATATTCCTCGGCCTGGATTGCGACATTGCCGGCCTGGGCCTCCATGAGGAACTGACCTGCATTACCGAGGAATGCGCCAACAGAACGGACCATTCGGGAAAGGACCCTCACAAGATATCTCTCATCGTGCAGGCGCCTTCCGTGCGGGACCCTTCCCTGGCGCCGCAGGGAAAATCCACGCTGACCATCCACACTGCCGCCTGGATGGACTATGAAGACAACTGGAAAACGGATGAGGGCCTGGGGCGCGGGAAAGCATACCGGGAATTCAAAGAACAGTACGCCCAGGTCCTGATCAGCCGCGTGGAAAAAGCCATGGGTGTGGACCTCCGGAAGCACATAGAGGTCATGGAAGTGGCCACCCCGGTCACCTACTGGAGATATTCAAGGAACCGCGGGGGCACCACCATGGGACAGAAGCCGACCATGAAGAACATAACCAGCAGGGTCGCCCATTACCACACCCCGGTCAAGAACCTCTTGCTGGGAGGGCACTGGGCGGAGTACGGCGGCGGCGTGCCGATCGCGGTGAAGGCGGCTGCCAATGCGAGTTTGCTGATCTTGCAGGAAATGAAGAAGAAGGAATTTCATGAACTGCGGGATGTCCTGGACGGAAAAACGATAATGACATCGGATTGA
- a CDS encoding ABC-F family ATP-binding cassette domain-containing protein: protein MLQVTNIEKSYGKQLLFDGVGFTVNSRERVGLVGRNGHGKSTLFRMILGEEHQDAGTITMPSGYTVGHLSQHIHFTEDTVLAEACLALPVNEDHIDETYKAEAILHGLGFTNDDFDRHPSSLSGGYQVRLNLAKVLVSEPNLLLLDEPTNYLDIVSVRWLTQFLRAWRNEMIIITHDREFMDSVTTHTMIIHRYKMRKVAGGTQKLYDQILMEEEIYEKTRQNDEKKRKEVEQFINRFRAQATKASAVQSRIKALARHEQLDKLEEIRSLDFKFRSAPFEAKWLMTVEDLSFGFSPDGPPLIDGLSFAVGKKDRIAVIGKNGKGKTTLLNLLAREMSPTGGEVKLHPNTRIAYFGQTNINRLRPDKTALQEIMDAHPDYAQGESRAICGLMMFEGDNALKKVSVLSGGEKSRVLLGKLLVSPANLLMLDEPTNHLDMESIDSLIEAIEAFDGAVIIVTHSELILEAVATKLIVYDNDSVSVFEGTYLDFLERVGWSDEGGVRTKKGKKQDGDRNGNRKDAKKLRTGIVSDRSRVLGALKKKIADLEEEITKLEYDVEQDTQKLLEVSIKGKALDIKRLSQAIRDNKTRIDARFAELQAVTNEHDAKAKEFDQQLAGLAEIS, encoded by the coding sequence ATGCTTCAAGTCACAAATATCGAAAAATCCTACGGCAAGCAGCTCCTGTTCGACGGCGTCGGTTTCACCGTCAATTCCCGCGAAAGGGTCGGGCTCGTGGGCAGGAACGGCCATGGCAAGTCAACGCTTTTCCGCATGATCCTGGGCGAAGAGCACCAGGACGCAGGCACGATCACCATGCCCTCGGGCTATACCGTGGGCCATCTCTCCCAGCACATCCATTTCACCGAGGACACGGTGCTCGCGGAAGCCTGCCTGGCGCTCCCGGTGAACGAGGACCACATCGACGAGACGTACAAGGCCGAGGCTATCCTGCACGGCCTCGGGTTCACGAACGACGACTTCGACAGGCACCCCTCGTCGCTCTCGGGCGGGTACCAGGTGCGTCTGAACCTCGCCAAGGTGCTCGTGTCCGAGCCGAACCTCCTGCTCCTGGACGAGCCCACGAACTACCTGGACATCGTTTCGGTCCGCTGGCTCACCCAGTTCCTGCGCGCCTGGCGGAACGAGATGATCATCATCACCCACGACCGCGAGTTCATGGACAGCGTCACGACCCATACCATGATCATCCACCGCTACAAGATGCGGAAGGTGGCGGGCGGCACGCAGAAGCTCTACGACCAGATCCTGATGGAAGAGGAGATCTACGAGAAGACGCGCCAGAACGACGAGAAGAAGCGCAAGGAGGTCGAGCAGTTCATCAACCGCTTCCGCGCCCAGGCGACCAAGGCCAGCGCGGTCCAGTCGCGCATCAAGGCGCTCGCCCGGCATGAGCAGCTCGACAAGCTCGAGGAGATCAGATCGCTCGATTTCAAGTTCCGGTCCGCGCCCTTCGAGGCGAAGTGGCTCATGACCGTGGAGGACCTCTCCTTCGGGTTCTCGCCGGACGGGCCCCCGCTGATCGACGGGCTCTCGTTCGCCGTCGGGAAAAAGGACCGCATCGCCGTGATCGGAAAGAACGGCAAGGGCAAGACCACGCTCCTGAACCTCCTCGCCCGCGAGATGTCGCCCACGGGCGGCGAGGTGAAGCTCCACCCGAACACCCGGATCGCCTACTTCGGCCAGACGAACATCAACCGGCTCAGGCCGGACAAGACGGCGCTCCAGGAGATCATGGACGCACACCCCGATTACGCCCAGGGCGAGTCCCGCGCCATCTGCGGCCTCATGATGTTCGAGGGCGACAACGCGCTCAAGAAGGTGAGCGTGCTCTCGGGCGGCGAGAAGAGCCGCGTGCTCCTCGGCAAGCTGCTGGTCTCCCCGGCGAACCTGCTCATGCTCGACGAGCCCACGAACCACCTCGACATGGAGTCCATCGATTCGCTGATCGAGGCCATCGAGGCCTTCGACGGAGCGGTCATCATCGTGACCCACAGCGAACTGATCCTCGAGGCCGTGGCGACCAAGCTGATCGTCTACGACAACGACTCCGTTTCGGTATTCGAAGGGACCTACCTTGACTTCCTCGAGCGCGTGGGATGGAGCGACGAGGGCGGCGTGCGTACGAAGAAGGGAAAGAAGCAGGACGGGGACAGGAACGGCAACAGGAAGGACGCGAAGAAGCTCCGCACCGGCATCGTGTCCGACAGGTCCCGGGTCCTCGGCGCTCTCAAGAAGAAGATCGCCGACCTCGAGGAAGAGATCACGAAGCTGGAGTATGATGTCGAGCAGGACACCCAGAAGCTCCTTGAGGTGTCGATCAAGGGCAAGGCCCTGGACATCAAGCGGCTGTCGCAGGCAATCCGCGACAACAAGACAAGGATCGATGCGCGCTTTGCCGAGCTCCAGGCCGTTACGAACGAGCATGACGCGAAGGCAAAGGAGTTCGATCAGCAGCTCGCCGGGCTCGCGGAGATATCGTAA